TTTACCCCAGATAAAAGATGGTTTTCAGTATGATCCGATCTGGGATCCGGTAATGGGCCAGGATGAATACAATTCAGCACTGGCTAGAATCAAGGATTATATCCTTAGCGGTGATACTTACCAGGTAAACTTTACTTTCAGAATGCGTTCCAGGATGACGTGTGATCCGTTGATGACATTCCTTTCTGTTCAGGAATATCATCCCATGCCTTTTTCCGCTTACATTGACACTGGAAAGCATGTTATATGCTCTTTTTCTCCTGAGCTTTTCTTCAGGCTTGATGATAATCGCATCTCTACACGTCCGATGAAAGGGACTGCCCCGAGAGGGAGATTTATTGCAGAAGACAGGAGAAATGCCGAAATCCTGCACAATTCAGAAAAGGATCGTGCGGAAAACATAATGATAGTAGATATGCTTCGCAATGATCTTGGCAGAATAGCAAAATTTAATACTGTTGAAGTTAGTGACATCTTCCGGGTAGAGCAGTACCAATCGGTTCTTCAGATGACATCCACTGTCTCCGCTCTTACAGAGGCTCCGATCAGCGGGATTTTCAAGGCACTTTTTCCATGTGCTTCGGTAACAGGTGCCCCGAAAGTAAGGACTATGGATATAATAAAAGAACTGGAGACATCACCGAGAAAGATCTACTGTGGTGCTATCGGTTATATCTCTCCTCCCAGAAAGGCTGTTTTCAATGTGGCCATCAGGACACTGCTTATTGATAATGAAACCGGCATATCTGAATATGGTACAGGAAGCGGCATAGTATGGGATTCCGCTGCTGGTAGTGAGTATGAGGAATGCCTTAGAAAGACAGAAATCATAACCAGGAAAACGGCTCCCTTTGATCTTATAGAAACTATCCGCTGGTCGCCAGAAGAGGGTTACTTTTTGTTTGACAGACACATAAAGAGGCTTTCTGATTCGATCAGGTATTTCGGATTTCATGCCGATGTCAGTGTTATAAAAGAGTATATACAGGGTATTACAGCAGATTTCGGGAATAACTCTCTACGGGTCAGAGTACAGGTTAACAGGGAGGGAAAACTCTCCCATTCTGTCATGGTACTGAACAAACCAACCTGTGAGAGGAGAATAAAACTTGGCATATCAGGAATCCCGGTTGACTCCTCAGATCCGTTCCTATTTCATAAAACAACCAGACGGTCAGTGTATACAGAGGCATTGGAGAATTGCCCCGGATGTGATGATGCTATTCTCTGGAACGAAAGGGGAGAGGTTACAGAGACCACTATCGGAAATATTGTCATAGAGGCAGATGGACGTTATTTGACGCCTGCAGTTCAGTGCGGATTGCTCGGAGGGACTTTCAGGGAGGAGATGATCTGCAGAGGAAAAATCACTGAAACAATTATTACACTGGATATGCTGAAAAGTTGTGATAACATTTTCCGCATCAATTCAATAAGAGGGTGGGAGAGAGCGGTATTGGCATGATTCCTTCTGGCCAATTCCCTATATTTATTCACTCCGTGTTCGTAACAGTGGTTCACTGCACTTTAGATTTCCTATACGTTGGATGAGCTCTTTTCTGTAAACAATCGAGATTAAACTTATCATGAGAATCCATCCGGTTCTCCTTTCAGAGAAACGAGCACCTCGTAGCAGGACTCGATTGTAAAGTCGAGTTCCTCCCGTGTATGTGCAGATGACAGGAAGAATGCCTCAAACTGGGATGGAGCGAGATAGATTCCTTTATTCAACATGCCATGGAAAAATCGGGCGTATATGTTTCTATCAGCCCTGCGTGCCGATTGAGCGTCGTAAACATCCTCACCACCATTAAAAAAAAGTGTCATCATTGAACCGACCCGATTCAGTTTTACTTTGATACCTGCTTTGTCGAAGGAATCTACGAGTCCTTCTGAGAGGTAAGCTGCGTTTTTCTCCAGAGTCTCATAGAAACCATCTGTTGAATGGATTACTTTCAGAGTGGCAAGTCCTGCACTGATTGACAGGGGATTGCCAGAGAGTGTCCCTGCCTGGTATACCGGTCCGCTTGGCGCAACAAGCTCCATTATTGATTTACTTCCGCCATAAGCTCCGACCGGCAGCCCACCACCTATAATTTTCCCGAAAGTGGAAAGATCCGGCTTTATTCCGTAAAGCTCCTGAGCGCCACCTGCGGCAACTCTGAAACCTGTCATCACCTCATCAAAAATGAGAAGAGAGTGGTTGGAGGCTGTAATCTCACGTAGTCTGGAGAGAAAAGTTCGGTCAGGAGGAATGACACCCATGTTACCGACAACGGGTTCCAGTATTACAGCTGCAATCTGGTCAGGATACCTTGCGAAGAGTGCCTCCACTGAGCCGATATCATTAAAATTCGCCAGAAGAGTATCTCTTGCCGTACCTGATGTAACTCCAGGACTGTCTGGAATACCCAGAGTTTCAACTCCTGAACCTGCAGCGATCAGGAAACTGTCAGCATGACCATGATAACATCCGTCGAATTTGATAATCAGGTCGCGTTTTATGTATCCTCTTGCCAGCCTTATGGCACTCATGGTAGCCTCTGTACCTGAGTTTACGAACCGGATCATTTCCACAGATGGAACTATGGAGGAGATAAGATGGGCCAGTTCGGTCTCGTTCTCGGTCGGTGCTCCGAAAGAGAGGCCTTTCTGCATGGCGGCACTGATTGCATCGGTTATAGCAGGATGAGCGTTGCCAAGGATCAGAGGCCCCCAGGATCCGACAAAATCGATATAATCGTTTCCATCAATGTCCATTATATGTGATCCCTTCCCTGAGTGCACAAAAGCCGGCACACCTCCCACTCCCTTGAATGCTCTCACAGGGGAATTTACGCCACCAGGGATTAACCCTTTGGCCCTCTCAAAAGCGATTTCACTTTTCATTCGGTTGATGATGCTCATTTTTTGCCCTTACCTTTTTACTGGCTCTTGGTTTTACTCTCCGATCGATGCTCATAAATCCAGTAAAGTACCTTTTCCTATTCCACTGGTGATATCTCGTAATAAGCAAGTTCCTTGCCTATTACTGAAGGAACAAGAAGGGATGGATGAAAGGAGAACGCGTCCAATTTGAGAGTGAGGTAAGAGATAATCAGGAAGTTCATCGAGTCTGGGGTTTTCGGGTTTTCTCCGGAGATGAAAAAAGGAAATGAGC
The DNA window shown above is from Fibrobacter sp. and carries:
- the pabB gene encoding aminodeoxychorismate synthase component I, which translates into the protein MINEAHNRVFLNQVDGKWLVFKNPVEILQTDDVSGVLALLLKIESRIAEGFHAAGFLSYEAAPAFDPALKVHQSSGFPLLWFGIYRKPVIDYLPQIKDGFQYDPIWDPVMGQDEYNSALARIKDYILSGDTYQVNFTFRMRSRMTCDPLMTFLSVQEYHPMPFSAYIDTGKHVICSFSPELFFRLDDNRISTRPMKGTAPRGRFIAEDRRNAEILHNSEKDRAENIMIVDMLRNDLGRIAKFNTVEVSDIFRVEQYQSVLQMTSTVSALTEAPISGIFKALFPCASVTGAPKVRTMDIIKELETSPRKIYCGAIGYISPPRKAVFNVAIRTLLIDNETGISEYGTGSGIVWDSAAGSEYEECLRKTEIITRKTAPFDLIETIRWSPEEGYFLFDRHIKRLSDSIRYFGFHADVSVIKEYIQGITADFGNNSLRVRVQVNREGKLSHSVMVLNKPTCERRIKLGISGIPVDSSDPFLFHKTTRRSVYTEALENCPGCDDAILWNERGEVTETTIGNIVIEADGRYLTPAVQCGLLGGTFREEMICRGKITETIITLDMLKSCDNIFRINSIRGWERAVLA
- the hemL gene encoding glutamate-1-semialdehyde 2,1-aminomutase; protein product: MNRMKSEIAFERAKGLIPGGVNSPVRAFKGVGGVPAFVHSGKGSHIMDIDGNDYIDFVGSWGPLILGNAHPAITDAISAAMQKGLSFGAPTENETELAHLISSIVPSVEMIRFVNSGTEATMSAIRLARGYIKRDLIIKFDGCYHGHADSFLIAAGSGVETLGIPDSPGVTSGTARDTLLANFNDIGSVEALFARYPDQIAAVILEPVVGNMGVIPPDRTFLSRLREITASNHSLLIFDEVMTGFRVAAGGAQELYGIKPDLSTFGKIIGGGLPVGAYGGSKSIMELVAPSGPVYQAGTLSGNPLSISAGLATLKVIHSTDGFYETLEKNAAYLSEGLVDSFDKAGIKVKLNRVGSMMTLFFNGGEDVYDAQSARRADRNIYARFFHGMLNKGIYLAPSQFEAFFLSSAHTREELDFTIESCYEVLVSLKGEPDGFS